Proteins co-encoded in one Sulfurimonas sp. HSL1-2 genomic window:
- a CDS encoding MBL fold metallo-hydrolase, with amino-acid sequence MQIKKKPMGPYQTNCYIVTENGSDIIIDPGVGAVEWVKANVTNPVAILNTHGHFDHVWSNQELKEYYGIPLYTPKGDVMLLQKSGWMPDLPPSYPDVEVEGDQTFEIGGIEVTFRHFPGHCPGCSMIEIGDAVFSGDFIFQNSIGRVDFPYSSPAEMKKSLKKFLQLDYDKTVYPGHGGATTIKAEQRNVPYWLNAI; translated from the coding sequence ATGCAGATCAAGAAAAAGCCCATGGGGCCCTACCAGACCAACTGTTACATCGTGACGGAGAACGGCAGCGACATCATTATCGATCCGGGCGTGGGCGCCGTGGAGTGGGTCAAGGCCAATGTGACGAACCCCGTGGCCATCCTCAATACCCACGGCCATTTCGACCACGTCTGGAGCAACCAGGAGCTTAAAGAGTACTACGGCATCCCCCTGTACACCCCCAAAGGCGACGTGATGCTGCTGCAGAAAAGCGGCTGGATGCCCGACCTGCCGCCCTCCTACCCTGACGTCGAGGTCGAGGGGGACCAGACCTTCGAGATCGGCGGCATCGAAGTGACCTTCCGCCACTTCCCCGGCCACTGCCCCGGCTGTTCCATGATCGAGATCGGCGACGCCGTCTTCAGCGGCGATTTTATCTTCCAGAACTCCATCGGCCGCGTCGACTTCCCCTACTCTTCGCCCGCAGAGATGAAAAAGAGCCTCAAGAAGTTCCTGCAGCTTGATTACGACAAGACAGTCTACCCGGGCCACGGCGGAGCGACGACCATCAAGGCCGAGCAACGTAACGTCCCCTACTGGCTCAATGCCATCTGA
- a CDS encoding OB-fold nucleic acid binding domain-containing protein, translating to MKTLFILIMTVYGLWAAGPNAPVQHTARVVETMDAGGYTYMKVSEGSAPYWVAVTATKVGVGDNVSFTEQMWMPNFKSRALDRTFDKILFASMAPGAAATAERVQPQNAPKERLKKAEGGYTVAEVFTQRQALKGKNVKVRGKVTKISRQIMKRNWVHLEDGSGDTMTDDLVFTASSVANIKEGDIVIATGKVETDKDFGYGYFYPVIVEESTFAKER from the coding sequence ATGAAGACATTATTCATTCTTATAATGACAGTTTACGGCCTCTGGGCAGCCGGTCCGAATGCACCGGTGCAGCATACGGCACGCGTCGTCGAGACGATGGATGCCGGAGGCTACACCTATATGAAGGTTTCCGAAGGCAGTGCACCCTACTGGGTCGCGGTGACGGCGACGAAAGTCGGTGTCGGTGACAACGTCTCTTTCACCGAACAGATGTGGATGCCGAACTTTAAAAGCCGTGCCCTCGACCGTACCTTCGACAAGATCCTGTTCGCCTCCATGGCGCCGGGTGCCGCCGCGACCGCAGAGCGTGTCCAGCCCCAAAACGCCCCCAAAGAGCGCCTGAAAAAAGCCGAAGGCGGCTATACCGTTGCGGAAGTCTTCACCCAACGCCAGGCGCTCAAGGGCAAAAACGTCAAGGTGCGCGGCAAAGTCACCAAGATCTCCAGACAGATCATGAAGCGAAACTGGGTCCACCTCGAAGACGGCAGCGGCGATACCATGACGGACGACCTGGTCTTTACGGCAAGTAGTGTAGCGAATATTAAAGAAGGCGATATTGTGATTGCAACGGGAAAAGTCGAGACGGATAAGGATTTCGGGTACGGTTACTTCTACCCGGTCATTGTCGAAGAGAGTACGTTTGCCAAAGAGCGCTGA
- a CDS encoding arylesterase encodes MVKIFALILLLLLAALYLLKSDAEMTPLQPGEKILAFGDSITYGYGAKAAESYPAVLHTLTGLPVINAGVNGETTEEGAVRFPRLLEDESIRLMLLCLGGNDILQQRSHARLKANLKRIVQLAKSKGIDVVLIGVPTFGVFGMSSLPLYKEVADEEGIPYMPSLLPDVLGDRGLRADYVHPNAAGYRVIAERVAARLRSLGYIE; translated from the coding sequence ATGGTCAAAATTTTTGCCCTCATCCTTCTGCTGCTGTTGGCTGCCCTCTATCTCCTGAAATCAGATGCGGAGATGACGCCCTTGCAACCCGGTGAAAAGATCCTCGCGTTCGGCGACAGTATCACCTACGGATACGGCGCAAAAGCCGCTGAAAGCTACCCCGCGGTGCTGCATACGCTGACCGGTCTCCCTGTGATCAATGCCGGGGTGAACGGCGAGACAACAGAGGAGGGCGCGGTACGTTTCCCCCGGCTGCTTGAAGATGAGAGCATCCGCTTGATGCTGCTCTGTCTTGGCGGGAACGATATTCTGCAGCAGCGCTCGCATGCACGCCTCAAAGCCAACCTCAAACGTATCGTCCAGCTCGCGAAAAGCAAAGGCATCGATGTTGTATTGATCGGCGTTCCTACGTTTGGCGTATTCGGCATGTCGTCGCTGCCGCTTTACAAGGAGGTTGCAGATGAGGAAGGTATACCCTATATGCCTTCTCTGCTGCCGGACGTACTCGGTGACAGGGGGCTCAGAGCGGATTATGTTCATCCCAACGCGGCGGGATACCGTGTGATCGCTGAAAGGGTCGCGGCACGCCTGCGCTCCCTGGGGTATATCGAATAG
- a CDS encoding ferritin-like domain-containing protein, whose translation MLFHTTLQSIIQTAEPAAKLAAFRTFYAAYQAGEVSFETAFTPVCFDEPSFASVCEIVPPQHVPKRKSPVTDEGKILLLHAIAHIEYSAIDLALDHAYRFTEMPKAFYDDWLEVADDECRHFEMLHTLLEALGSRYGVLPVHAGLFEAGQKTLTLLERMAVVPRYFEANGLDATPQILEKLIPIKKDPMIARIVDALKVILDEEVEHVRKGDRWFDYACEAAGRDKSVYFEIVEQCCPGSYPRQKYLNVDARKAAGFSCSELNRMSTEKIC comes from the coding sequence ATGCTATTTCACACCACCCTGCAATCGATCATCCAGACCGCGGAGCCGGCGGCGAAGCTGGCGGCGTTCCGTACCTTCTATGCTGCATACCAAGCGGGGGAAGTTTCGTTCGAAACGGCGTTTACCCCGGTTTGTTTCGACGAACCCTCCTTTGCCTCCGTCTGCGAGATCGTCCCGCCGCAGCACGTCCCCAAACGCAAAAGCCCCGTCACCGACGAGGGAAAGATCCTGCTGCTGCACGCCATTGCCCATATCGAATACAGCGCGATCGACCTGGCCCTGGACCACGCCTACCGTTTCACGGAAATGCCGAAAGCCTTCTACGACGACTGGCTCGAAGTCGCCGACGACGAGTGCCGCCACTTCGAGATGCTGCATACCCTGCTCGAAGCGCTGGGCAGTCGTTACGGCGTTCTGCCGGTGCATGCGGGGCTCTTCGAGGCCGGCCAGAAGACACTGACGCTGCTCGAACGCATGGCGGTCGTACCGCGCTATTTCGAGGCGAACGGACTGGATGCGACCCCGCAGATCCTCGAGAAACTGATACCGATCAAAAAGGATCCCATGATCGCCCGGATCGTCGACGCGCTGAAGGTGATTTTGGATGAGGAGGTGGAGCATGTCCGCAAGGGGGACCGCTGGTTCGATTACGCCTGCGAAGCGGCGGGGAGGGACAAATCGGTCTATTTCGAGATTGTCGAGCAGTGCTGCCCGGGTAGCTACCCGCGCCAGAAATACCTCAACGTCGATGCCCGCAAAGCGGCGGGTTTCAGCTGCAGCGAACTCAACCGTATGAGTACGGAAAAGATCTGTTGA
- a CDS encoding ArsS family sensor histidine kinase has protein sequence MTNINPRSIIFAARLVGAITALLLIAATLMALYLSIQLDKRNEIQRAVMLYDLLFMTKPTPEAFARYLKEHQLTPVGGEVMKRIREEGKPFIEDPLLRRTFQSGNIEIFVYDMHCYYAYKMHDMYYYRSDKEMKPYMLYILVAAAIVLITVILLYRYMSGSIEPLQHLHRQILRFADGEKGIDTKVEGSDEVAQVANAFHDSVQKIEALQRSRSLFLRNVMHELKTPISKGKLLAHLLEIAPKDKAILEELFEQMQGHLNDLARVESLTARHLQLDIRSYACVDVLDQAIDLLGVPRSELEIAVGSEKIMVDFDLFAYALKNLIDNAVKYASQRPVTIGFEGDCLRIANAGEPFKEEYTHYLKAYQRDLSQHSLEGMGLGLYIVNEIVTRHGYALRYAYEEGQHNFKICFANTSMGNQLPET, from the coding sequence TTGACGAACATTAACCCCCGTTCGATCATCTTCGCCGCCCGCCTGGTAGGTGCCATCACGGCCCTGCTGCTGATCGCGGCGACGCTGATGGCACTTTACCTCTCCATCCAGCTCGACAAACGCAACGAGATCCAGCGCGCCGTCATGCTCTACGACCTGCTTTTTATGACCAAGCCGACGCCCGAAGCATTCGCGCGCTACCTCAAAGAGCACCAGCTCACCCCCGTCGGCGGGGAGGTGATGAAGCGGATCCGCGAAGAGGGCAAACCCTTCATCGAGGACCCGCTGCTGCGTCGCACCTTCCAGTCGGGAAACATCGAGATCTTTGTCTACGATATGCACTGCTACTACGCCTACAAGATGCACGACATGTATTACTACCGCAGCGACAAGGAGATGAAGCCCTATATGCTCTACATCCTCGTTGCGGCCGCCATCGTCCTGATCACGGTCATTCTGCTCTACCGCTATATGTCGGGCTCCATCGAACCGCTGCAGCACCTGCACCGGCAGATCCTCCGTTTTGCCGACGGGGAGAAGGGGATCGATACGAAGGTCGAGGGGAGCGACGAGGTGGCGCAGGTGGCCAATGCCTTCCACGACAGCGTCCAGAAGATCGAGGCCCTGCAGCGCAGCCGTTCGCTCTTCCTGCGCAACGTCATGCATGAGCTCAAAACCCCGATCAGCAAAGGGAAGCTGCTGGCACACCTGCTGGAGATTGCGCCCAAGGACAAGGCGATCCTCGAGGAGCTTTTCGAACAGATGCAGGGGCACCTCAACGACCTGGCCCGGGTGGAGTCGCTGACGGCCCGCCACCTGCAGCTCGATATCCGCTCCTACGCCTGCGTCGACGTCCTGGACCAGGCGATCGACCTGCTGGGGGTGCCGCGATCGGAGCTGGAGATCGCCGTCGGCAGCGAAAAGATCATGGTCGATTTCGACCTCTTTGCCTATGCCCTGAAAAACCTGATCGACAACGCGGTGAAGTACGCGTCGCAGCGGCCGGTCACCATCGGTTTTGAAGGGGACTGTCTGCGGATTGCCAATGCCGGGGAGCCGTTCAAGGAGGAGTATACCCACTACCTCAAGGCGTACCAGCGCGACCTCTCCCAGCACTCCCTGGAGGGGATGGGCCTCGGGCTCTACATCGTCAACGAGATCGTGACGCGCCACGGTTATGCACTGCGCTACGCGTACGAAGAGGGGCAGCATAACTTCAAGATCTGTTTTGCTAATACCTCCATGGGGAATCAGTTGCCTGAAACGTAG
- the mnmA gene encoding tRNA 2-thiouridine(34) synthase MnmA, which yields MEKKKVLIGMSGGVDSTVTTMLLKEQGYEVEGVYMKLHSKPGYHEIHQARAQKAADFAGVKLHVLDLQEQFNQNVFTPFVETYKAGRTPNPCALCNRTMKFGALADFADEVGADYLATGHYIKTDGRFLYQAEDDTKDQSYFLFYVDKKILPRLIFPLGERKKTDIKAYAAAVEGLESFASQAESSEICFVETTYADVLKDYVNIDQPGEVLDREGNVVGEHKGYMHYTIGKRKGFTVHGAHEPHFVLEIKPETNQIVVGMKEDLEIWDVTIGNINLFDERSEFDTTVKLRYRTKAVPCHVTIEGEKAQIKLQEPVLGVAAGQAAVFYDGDKLIGGGWIE from the coding sequence ATGGAAAAGAAAAAAGTGCTTATCGGGATGAGCGGCGGGGTGGATTCGACGGTGACGACCATGCTGCTCAAGGAACAGGGATACGAGGTCGAAGGGGTGTACATGAAGCTGCACTCCAAACCGGGCTACCATGAGATCCACCAGGCACGCGCCCAGAAGGCGGCCGATTTCGCCGGGGTGAAACTGCATGTCCTCGACCTGCAGGAGCAGTTCAACCAGAACGTCTTTACCCCCTTCGTCGAAACCTACAAGGCGGGACGTACGCCCAATCCCTGCGCCCTGTGCAACCGGACGATGAAGTTCGGTGCCCTGGCGGATTTCGCCGACGAGGTGGGCGCGGACTACCTGGCGACGGGCCACTATATCAAGACTGACGGCCGCTTCCTCTACCAGGCGGAAGACGATACGAAAGACCAGAGCTACTTCCTCTTCTACGTCGACAAGAAGATCCTGCCGCGCCTCATTTTCCCGCTGGGCGAGCGCAAAAAGACGGATATCAAGGCTTATGCCGCTGCCGTCGAGGGGTTGGAGTCCTTTGCCTCCCAGGCGGAATCCAGCGAGATTTGCTTCGTCGAGACGACCTACGCCGATGTGCTCAAGGATTACGTGAACATCGATCAGCCCGGCGAGGTGCTTGACCGTGAAGGGAACGTTGTCGGGGAGCACAAAGGGTATATGCACTACACCATCGGCAAGCGCAAAGGCTTTACCGTTCACGGTGCGCATGAACCGCACTTCGTGCTCGAGATCAAGCCCGAGACGAACCAGATCGTCGTCGGCATGAAAGAAGATCTGGAGATATGGGATGTCACCATCGGCAATATCAACCTCTTCGACGAGCGCAGTGAATTCGATACGACGGTCAAACTGCGCTACCGTACGAAAGCCGTACCGTGCCACGTCACGATTGAAGGGGAAAAAGCACAGATCAAGCTGCAGGAGCCTGTCCTGGGCGTCGCAGCCGGACAGGCTGCCGTCTTCTACGACGGTGACAAACTGATCGGCGGAGGCTGGATCGAGTAG
- the argB gene encoding acetylglutamate kinase, translating into MKTKIDTVKTLLEALPFIKEFRNQIVVIKYGGAAQTSETLKAKFAKDVLLMYLVGIRPVIVHGGGPRINEMLSKLDIPTEFIDGQRVTTPEVMRIVEMVLCGEVNNEIVALLNSHGASAFGVNGKDAQFLRAQPKDAGKWGLTGVIEHVKADVIHRLIDEKFIPVIAPIASDGETGHPGYNINADLAASKIAGAIGAKKVVFMTDTPGVLDAEGKLLSSLTEAKVEELKADKTIHGGMVPKVDACIEAIERGVQKAHIIDGRIEHAILLELFTEEGIGTQITL; encoded by the coding sequence ATGAAAACAAAGATTGATACCGTCAAGACCCTCCTGGAGGCGCTGCCGTTCATCAAGGAGTTCAGAAACCAGATCGTCGTCATCAAATACGGCGGCGCGGCACAGACTTCCGAAACGCTCAAGGCGAAATTCGCCAAAGACGTGCTGCTGATGTATCTTGTCGGGATCCGTCCTGTTATCGTTCACGGCGGGGGACCGCGCATCAACGAGATGCTCTCCAAACTGGACATTCCCACCGAGTTCATTGACGGGCAGCGCGTCACGACCCCGGAAGTGATGCGCATCGTCGAGATGGTACTGTGCGGCGAGGTCAACAACGAGATCGTCGCGCTGCTCAACTCCCACGGCGCCAGCGCGTTCGGCGTGAACGGCAAAGACGCGCAGTTTCTGCGTGCGCAGCCCAAAGATGCCGGTAAATGGGGCCTTACCGGGGTGATCGAGCATGTCAAGGCCGACGTCATTCACCGCCTGATCGATGAGAAGTTCATCCCCGTTATCGCGCCGATCGCCTCCGACGGCGAGACGGGCCATCCGGGCTACAACATCAACGCCGACCTGGCAGCCTCCAAGATCGCCGGGGCCATCGGGGCGAAAAAGGTCGTTTTTATGACCGACACCCCGGGCGTCCTCGACGCCGAGGGCAAGCTGCTCTCCTCCTTGACCGAAGCGAAAGTCGAAGAGCTCAAGGCCGACAAAACGATCCATGGCGGTATGGTTCCGAAGGTCGATGCCTGTATCGAGGCGATCGAGCGCGGTGTCCAGAAAGCCCACATCATCGACGGCCGGATCGAACACGCCATCCTGCTCGAACTCTTTACCGAAGAGGGTATCGGTACGCAGATTACCCTCTAG
- a CDS encoding DegT/DnrJ/EryC1/StrS family aminotransferase, which produces MKVPFYRPEIGPKERNKVEQVLQGDAEFAVEDLEANFENYIGCGYALATSHGTAALHLAMLAIDLKRGDKVLCSVNAFPAVPEVVRHFDAEPIFIDVNEWTMNMDIDKLERYLEANSAKKLKAVIVSHIAGQPMDLDRLYNIAKIYNVKIVEDASDALGATYKGKKIGSTGADITCFSFSPHMKQTISNGGMLVTDDADMMERATLLRNHAMVRDEEGLSYIYDVVDIGSKYTMSPIEAAFNDAFISHQDKVIARQKEVAARYSERLKGVYHITPPEIHGDHAFSNYIIKIDKNRDGFARDLLAKGIETGLHYIPLHLMAYYKNKYNLRINDFPVALRNYQQVLSLPIFGSITDKEVDFVCDAVIDLAKNRV; this is translated from the coding sequence ATGAAAGTACCGTTTTACCGGCCGGAGATCGGTCCCAAGGAACGTAACAAGGTCGAGCAGGTACTGCAGGGCGATGCCGAATTCGCCGTGGAGGATCTCGAAGCGAATTTTGAGAACTACATCGGCTGCGGCTATGCGCTCGCAACGTCACACGGCACGGCGGCTCTGCACCTGGCGATGCTGGCCATCGACCTCAAACGCGGGGACAAGGTGCTCTGTTCCGTCAACGCCTTCCCGGCGGTGCCGGAAGTCGTGCGCCACTTTGACGCCGAACCGATCTTTATCGACGTCAACGAGTGGACGATGAACATGGATATCGACAAGCTTGAGCGCTACCTCGAGGCCAACAGTGCCAAGAAGCTCAAGGCGGTTATCGTCTCGCACATTGCCGGCCAGCCGATGGACCTTGACCGGCTCTACAACATCGCCAAGATCTACAACGTCAAGATCGTCGAAGACGCTTCCGATGCGCTCGGCGCGACCTACAAAGGGAAGAAGATCGGCTCGACGGGCGCGGACATCACCTGCTTCAGCTTCAGCCCGCACATGAAACAGACCATCAGCAACGGCGGGATGCTCGTGACCGACGACGCCGATATGATGGAGCGTGCGACCCTGCTGCGCAACCACGCCATGGTGCGTGACGAAGAGGGGCTCAGCTACATCTACGACGTCGTCGACATCGGGAGCAAATACACGATGAGCCCGATCGAGGCGGCCTTCAACGACGCCTTTATCTCCCACCAGGACAAGGTGATCGCCCGCCAGAAAGAGGTGGCGGCGCGTTACAGTGAACGGCTCAAAGGGGTCTACCATATCACTCCTCCGGAGATCCACGGGGATCACGCCTTCAGCAACTACATCATCAAGATCGACAAGAACCGCGACGGGTTCGCCCGCGATCTTCTGGCCAAAGGGATCGAGACGGGGCTGCACTACATCCCGCTGCACCTGATGGCATACTACAAGAACAAATACAACCTGCGCATCAACGACTTCCCGGTCGCACTGCGCAACTACCAGCAGGTCCTCTCCCTGCCGATCTTCGGCTCCATCACGGACAAAGAGGTCGATTTCGTCTGCGACGCGGTCATCGACCTGGCGAAAAACCGCGTGTGA
- a CDS encoding NAD+ synthase: MGKYAMVSDFLTKFLVDEVEKTGLNRVVVGLSGGIDSAVVAVLAHRAFGDRLLCVKMPSHYSSQSSLDDADELCERFGIRAETHSIAPMLKAYEHEAMDNLRIGNFSARMRMATLFDISARERALVLGTSNKSELMLGYGTLFGDLASAVNPIGDLYKTEVFELARHLEVPESIVSKPPSADLWAGQSDEAELGYSYAQIDAVLRRYVEERASKTELIEEGCDAALVELILTRIYRNQFKRKMPVIAKLTSRTINHDFNYPRDITL, from the coding sequence ATGGGCAAATACGCAATGGTCAGCGACTTTTTGACGAAGTTCCTTGTTGACGAAGTCGAGAAGACCGGTCTGAACCGGGTGGTCGTCGGGCTGAGCGGCGGGATCGATTCCGCCGTGGTCGCCGTCCTGGCCCATCGTGCCTTCGGGGACCGGCTGCTCTGTGTCAAAATGCCGTCGCACTACTCGTCGCAGAGCAGCCTGGACGATGCCGACGAGCTCTGCGAACGTTTCGGTATCCGCGCAGAGACCCACAGCATTGCGCCGATGCTCAAAGCGTACGAGCACGAGGCGATGGATAACCTCCGTATCGGGAATTTTTCGGCGCGGATGAGGATGGCGACGCTGTTTGACATCTCGGCGCGGGAGCGTGCGCTGGTGCTGGGTACAAGCAACAAGAGTGAACTGATGCTGGGGTACGGAACGCTGTTCGGGGACCTGGCCAGCGCGGTCAACCCCATCGGCGACCTTTATAAAACAGAGGTTTTCGAACTGGCGCGCCACCTGGAAGTCCCGGAGAGCATCGTCAGCAAACCCCCTTCGGCAGACCTCTGGGCGGGGCAGAGCGACGAAGCGGAGCTGGGATACAGCTACGCACAGATCGACGCCGTGCTGCGGCGCTACGTCGAAGAGCGTGCCAGCAAAACGGAATTGATCGAAGAGGGGTGTGATGCGGCACTGGTGGAACTGATCCTGACACGGATCTACCGCAACCAGTTCAAGCGCAAAATGCCCGTCATCGCGAAACTGACGTCGCGGACGATCAACCATGATTTTAACTATCCACGCGATATCACATTATAG
- a CDS encoding tetraacyldisaccharide 4'-kinase encodes MKPRLVAWGERFFYAPSLFQRLLAYILWPLGALYCFIMFRRFQNSVPRKQGLPVISIGNLTVGGSGKTPLTVALAQHYTHPAVVLRGYGRQSSGLQVVSDGQRILCDVACSGDEAMLYALQLPQAVVIVSEDREAGIAQAKAMGCECVFLDDGYGKHFIAKYDIVIDVTPANGFCLPAGPFRERLWPGKKARLVREGEDFTRRVTIRDAAAKMVLVTAIARPERLDPFLPDVVARETFPDHYFFTRDELAAILEKYGADALLVTYKDYVKIRHFDLPLALMELRLELGDALAEAVEHYIRTYDENKD; translated from the coding sequence GTGAAACCCCGCCTCGTCGCCTGGGGGGAGCGCTTCTTTTACGCCCCCTCGCTCTTTCAGCGTCTGCTCGCTTATATCCTCTGGCCCCTCGGCGCCCTTTACTGTTTCATCATGTTCCGCCGTTTTCAAAACAGTGTCCCGAGAAAGCAGGGACTCCCCGTCATCAGCATCGGGAACCTGACCGTCGGCGGCAGCGGCAAGACCCCCCTGACGGTGGCGCTGGCACAGCACTATACGCACCCCGCCGTCGTGCTGCGCGGCTACGGACGCCAAAGCAGCGGCCTGCAGGTCGTTTCCGACGGACAGCGCATCCTCTGTGATGTCGCGTGCAGCGGCGACGAGGCGATGCTGTACGCCCTGCAGCTGCCCCAGGCCGTCGTCATCGTCAGTGAGGACCGCGAAGCGGGCATTGCACAGGCGAAGGCGATGGGATGCGAATGCGTCTTTCTCGACGACGGCTACGGCAAACACTTTATCGCGAAGTATGACATCGTCATTGACGTCACGCCCGCCAACGGCTTCTGCCTCCCCGCCGGCCCCTTCCGCGAGCGGCTCTGGCCGGGGAAAAAAGCGCGGCTTGTCCGGGAGGGGGAGGATTTCACTCGCCGCGTCACGATCAGGGATGCCGCCGCGAAGATGGTCCTGGTGACGGCCATCGCTCGGCCCGAGCGGCTTGACCCGTTTCTGCCCGACGTGGTCGCCAGGGAAACCTTCCCCGACCACTATTTTTTCACCCGCGACGAACTGGCCGCCATCCTCGAAAAGTACGGGGCGGACGCCTTGCTCGTTACTTATAAAGATTACGTTAAAATTCGCCACTTTGACCTTCCGCTTGCGCTGATGGAGCTCCGCCTGGAGCTCGGTGACGCGCTGGCCGAAGCAGTGGAACACTACATCAGGACATACGATGAAAACAAAGATTGA
- a CDS encoding tetratricopeptide repeat protein, whose product MKKTILLLLATVPMFGDAFNEGQFAYDKGNYRKAAIQWDKACSTGEETACYNLGIMYYNGQGIGQDYAKAAGFYKKACDAGSALGCTNLGRMYEHGRGIAKNESRAVTLFRKACDANEAAGCFNLGNMLGDGRGAERDYAQAAKYFEDSCDAGNAHACTNTGNLYSSGKGVKRDAAAAVRYFKKACDNGSASGCYNLGNMYTLGEGTKRNDAAAALLYGKACDGGSTLGCKYYNKLKQAGL is encoded by the coding sequence ATGAAAAAAACCATCCTGTTACTGCTGGCAACCGTGCCGATGTTCGGCGACGCTTTCAACGAAGGTCAGTTTGCATACGACAAGGGTAATTACCGCAAGGCCGCCATCCAGTGGGATAAAGCCTGCAGCACTGGTGAAGAAACTGCCTGCTACAACCTCGGTATCATGTACTACAACGGCCAGGGCATCGGCCAAGACTATGCCAAAGCCGCCGGTTTCTACAAGAAAGCATGCGACGCGGGGAGTGCACTGGGGTGTACAAACCTCGGCCGCATGTACGAGCACGGCCGCGGTATCGCCAAGAATGAATCCCGAGCCGTCACGCTCTTCCGCAAAGCGTGCGACGCGAACGAAGCAGCGGGATGCTTCAACCTCGGCAATATGCTCGGCGACGGCCGGGGCGCGGAACGGGACTATGCACAGGCCGCCAAATACTTCGAGGACTCCTGTGACGCCGGGAATGCCCACGCCTGTACGAATACCGGCAACCTCTACAGCTCCGGCAAGGGCGTAAAGCGCGATGCGGCAGCGGCGGTCAGGTACTTCAAAAAGGCTTGCGATAACGGCAGCGCCAGCGGCTGCTATAACCTCGGAAATATGTACACGCTCGGTGAAGGCACGAAGCGCAATGATGCGGCAGCGGCGCTGCTGTACGGCAAGGCTTGCGACGGCGGCTCTACGCTCGGCTGCAAATACTACAACAAATTGAAGCAGGCAGGGCTCTGA
- a CDS encoding HpcH/HpaI aldolase/citrate lyase family protein, with translation MTAKRATPAPVGFMRTEPIHPAELGGTLFVPATHPGLTAVLSGKKYPQLRSCVIDLEDGINAADRPGALRQLQILLPQLAETTLLRFLRPASPQMLAELLQMEGIERFEGFVLPKFGTDNAETWLTLLNDNAFAFMPSIEGDDLFSQARLHALAERLRPYQARIPTVRFGLEDMLRQLGMTRDCVTPLYTLVAPAQVIATLLTVFKPHGFNLCGGVYKCFRDADGFAKELEADLTQGLFGKTIIHPSQIDAVEEAYRVDAAALAQAETIVSASCNVSSFRGMMVEKPTQLPWAQMILRRAALYGVNA, from the coding sequence ATGACGGCAAAACGCGCTACCCCGGCCCCTGTCGGCTTCATGCGAACTGAGCCCATCCATCCCGCCGAGCTGGGCGGAACCCTCTTCGTCCCGGCGACGCATCCCGGCCTCACCGCCGTGCTTAGCGGAAAGAAGTACCCGCAGCTGCGCAGCTGCGTCATCGATCTTGAAGACGGCATCAACGCCGCCGATCGCCCCGGGGCACTCCGGCAACTCCAAATCCTCCTGCCGCAGCTCGCTGAGACAACCCTGCTCCGTTTTCTCCGCCCCGCCTCGCCGCAGATGCTCGCCGAGCTGCTGCAGATGGAGGGGATCGAACGGTTTGAGGGCTTCGTCCTGCCGAAATTCGGCACCGACAATGCGGAGACATGGCTGACGCTTCTGAACGACAATGCATTCGCATTCATGCCCTCCATCGAAGGCGATGATCTCTTTTCGCAGGCAAGGCTTCATGCCCTCGCCGAACGCCTCCGGCCCTATCAGGCGCGCATCCCGACAGTGCGTTTCGGGCTTGAGGACATGCTGCGCCAGCTGGGGATGACACGCGACTGCGTGACGCCGCTCTATACACTAGTCGCCCCGGCCCAGGTGATTGCCACGCTCCTCACCGTCTTCAAACCACACGGTTTCAACCTTTGCGGCGGCGTCTACAAATGTTTCCGGGATGCGGATGGGTTTGCGAAAGAGCTCGAAGCGGATCTGACACAGGGGCTCTTCGGAAAAACGATCATCCACCCCTCCCAGATCGATGCCGTGGAAGAGGCCTACCGGGTCGATGCTGCGGCGTTGGCGCAGGCGGAAACGATCGTTTCCGCATCATGCAATGTTTCAAGCTTTCGTGGTATGATGGTGGAGAAACCGACCCAGCTGCCCTGGGCGCAGATGATTCTGCGGCGCGCAGCGCTCTACGGAGTAAACGCATGA